From one Chanodichthys erythropterus isolate Z2021 chromosome 3, ASM2448905v1, whole genome shotgun sequence genomic stretch:
- the LOC137007349 gene encoding RLA class II histocompatibility antigen, DP alpha-1 chain-like, whose product MDLYLACLTLAVFLSADAQYTHNFFSINGCSDTEKESMYGTDGEEMWHADFTQMNGVVTLPDFADPMSFAGFYQESIAEQEVCKQNLAVCIKAYKSPAEEMDPPETFIYPKDDVQLGVENTLICHVTGFFPPPVSVSWTKNNVIVTEGVSLSQYRPRNDGSFHIFSSLNIIPEERDIYSCTVNHRALQGPQTKIWGVRETAAHPPSLGPALFCGAGFTLALLGVATGIFFFIKGAATDNTDMAKKEKHFMQWTYQ is encoded by the exons ATGGATCTGTATCTGGCCTGTCTTACCCTTGCTGTTTTCCTCTCAGCTGATGCTCAGT ATACACACAACTTTTTCAGCATTAATGGGTGTTCTGATACAGAAAAAGAGTCTATGTATGGAACTGACGGAGAGGAGATGTGGCATGCTGACTTTACTCAAATGAATGGAGTAGTTACATTACCTGATTTTGCAGATCCTATGAGCTTTGCAGGATTTTATCAAGAAAGCATTGCAGAACAAGAAGTGTGCAAGCAAAACTTAGCTGTATGCATTAAAGCTTACAAGAGCCCAGCAGAGGAAATGG ACCCTCCTGAGACCTTCATCTATCCGAAGGATGATGTTCAGCTGGGTGTTGAAAACACCCTCATCTGTCATGTGACGGGGTTCTTTCCTCCACCTGTCAGCGTCTCATGGACTAAGAACAATGTCATTGTGACAGAAGGAGTGAGTCTGAGCCAGTACCGCCCGAGGAACGATGGATCCTTCCACATATTCTCCTCTCTGAACATCATTCCTGAAGAGAGAGACATTTACAGCTGTACGGTGAACCACAGAGCCCTCCAGGGACCACAGACCAAAATATGGG GTGTCCGAGAGACGGCTGCTCACCCGCCCAGTCTGGGTCCGGCGCTGTTCTGTGGAGCTGGATTCACTCTGGCGCTGCTGGGAGTGGCTACGGGAATCTTCTTCTTTATTAAAGGAGCTGCGACTGACAACACAGATatggcaaaaaaagaaaaacatttcatGCAATGGACCTACCAATAA